Proteins from one Cryptomeria japonica chromosome 4, Sugi_1.0, whole genome shotgun sequence genomic window:
- the LOC131031228 gene encoding probable leucine-rich repeat receptor-like protein kinase At5g63930, with product MLMEPSPTTSPDRRVKFVSSATLCLCFCGLAFLISSAYAVSQEADILLQLKESLQGSGATDFLPDWSNASASSDFCMWQGVKCTSTSTSRNVISLALPSRNLSGHLSSMIVKLSRLEELDLSGNRLNGHVPPELGNCNRLHHLDLSNNFFTGVIPSTLINCSLLTFLDLSSNNISGVILPELGELSNLSKLYLYANNLSGAVPASLGKLANLQDLRVGHGNRFTSSLPSEIGNCTKLRYISFAASDLKGTIPLEIGKLQKLEELNLFDNQLNGFLPSSIGNCTALEVFAVYGNKIQGPIPREFGLLRRLQILWLYENLLSGDLPAELGNMSMVQEIYVGSNNLVGSLPGEIGRLKSLSFLNLSNNSLSGQVPESLANLTSLQLLDLQRNRLSGALPEGIGFLPNLTELYISRNRLEGQLPTFLGNFSNLSILDAYSNRLSGEYPPPLCKAKQLRYLTLFDNFLVGNISLLLKDCVSLRRVRVQNNHFTGHIPSDISKLSDLAYLELSFNRLHGEIPAEVGQLKNLTDLILCGNYLSGPIPPQIGDLKYLGRLNLSNNKLSGNIPSQLGSLMRLEGLDFSRNSLEGAIPQHLGNNFSDLLILKLSCNNISGSIPASFRDCSRLIELDLSRNRLEGSIPREIGKLVHLSTGLDLSWNRLSGSLPPEIANLVLLESLDVSHNQLSSQIPPALSGLVLLSKFNFSYNLFSGRIPAVKAFSEGNASAFDGNDALCGPPISKSCLESSNSTSNNKSLGTGRMVEIVIAGLATITLVIICLVYYGSRSKVTAQGEEMNKEEDTGDGSLSKVEVEIARGYKHRITYQEILNATEEFSDNYLIGSGSFGKVYKVLLTELENSLTIAAKVMKLREEGRSSLMREIEALNFIRHKNIVRFLGFVYGDTINMDVLLFEYMSKGSLGKALKSERLGWKIRLNIGLGVAQALKYLHHDCTPPIVHRDLKSANILLDDEYVAHLADFGHAKLMYSEGQSSSSSLFVGTHGYMAPECGSGVRFSPKQDLFSFGVVLLELVTGKAAIVDAGGGESRGLAEWAAIMRKNDAHVVLDLIDSELLNDYETFSDEIEKVIEISLLCTRPSPKERPSMRKVVALLSPPSPVVLRYLNS from the exons ATGTTGATGGAGCCTTCACCCACCACTTCTCCCGATCGGAGAGTTAAGTTTGTGTCTTCAGCAACTCTATGTTTGTGTTTCTGTGGATTAGCTTTCCTGATTAGCAGTGCCTACGCCGTTTCACAAGAAGCCGACATTCTTTTACAGTTAAAAGAGTCGCTACAGGGCAGTGGAGCTACAGATTTTCTACCAGATTGGTCCAACGCCTCCGCTTCATCTGATTTCTGTATGTGGCAAGGCGTCAAGTGTACATCGACATCAACATCTCGTAACGTCATTTCCCTCGCTCTTCCCAGCCGAAACCTATCCGGCCATCTTTCTTCTATGATTGTTAAGCTTAGCCGGTTGGAGGAGCTCGACCTTTCCGGCAACAGATTAAATGGACATGTTCCTCCTGAATTGGGAAATTGCAACCGCCTTCACCACCTCGATCTCTCAAATAACTTTTTCACTGGTGTCATCCCATCAACATTGATCAACTGCAGCTTGCTTACTTTTCTTGATCTGAGTTCAAATAATATATCTGGTGTCATTCTTCCGGAGCTGGGAGAGTTGTCAAACCTGTCCAAGCTTTAtttatatgccaacaatctctctggAGCAGTGCCCGCCTCTCTTGGTAAGCTTGCAAATCTTCAAGATTTAAGAGTAGGGCATGGTAACCGCTTTACTAGCTCCCTACCAAGTGAAATTGGGAACTGCACCAAGCTTAGATATATTAGCTTTGCCGCCTCCGATTTGAAAGGCACAATCCCACTGGAAATCGGCAAACTGCAAAAGCTGGAAGAGTTAAATTTATTTGATAACCAGTTGAATGGTTTTCTCCCTTCAAGCATTGGGAATTGCACGGCACTGGAAGTGTTTGCTGTATATGGAAACAAAATACAAGGTCCTATTCCAAGAGAGTTTGGCCTTCTCAGACGCCTCCAAATTTTATGGTTGTATGAGAATCTTCTTTCAGGGGATCTTCCCGCTGAATTGGGCAACATGTCAATGGTGCAAGAGATATATGTGGGTTCCAACAATCTTGTTGGAAGTTTACCTGGGGAAATCGGTAGGTTGAAAAGTTTGAGTTTTCTAAACCTTTCCAATAATAGTCTTTCTGGCCAGGTTCCTGAATCCTTGGCAAATCTTACAAGTTTACAATTATTAGATTTGCAAAGAAATCGATTGAGCGGCGCCTTGCCGGAAGGAATTGGTTTTCTACCGAATCTTACAGAGCTGTACATCAGTAGGAACAGACTGGAAGGTCAGCTGCCTACATTTCTTGGAAATTTCAGCAATCTGAGCATACTAGATGCCTATTCCAATCGTCTAAGCGGCGAATATCCTCCTCCATTATGTAAGGCCAAGCAACTTAGATATCTGACTCTTTTCGATAATTTTCTGGTAGGAAATATCTCTTTGCTTTTGAAGGATTGCGTTTCATTGAGAAGAGTTCGAGTTCAAAATAACCACTTCACAGGCCACATTCCTTCAGATATCTCAAAATTATCTGATCTGGCTTACCTGGAGCTGTCCTTCAACAGACTTCATGGAGAAATACCTGCCGAGGTAGGCCAACTCAAGAACCTCACTGATCTCATTCTTTGTGGGAATTACTTAAGTGGCCCTATTCCTCCCCAAATTGGGGATCTCAAATACCTGGGTAGGCTCAATTTGAGCAATAACAAACTCAGCGGAAATATTCCTTCTCAACTCGGAAGTCTCATGCGTTTAGAAGGTCTAGATTTCAGTCGGAACTCGCTTGAAGGTGCTATTCCTCAACATCTCGGCAACAACTTTTCGGACCTGCTCATCCTAAAGTTAAGCTGCAACAATATAAGTGGAAGTATTCCGGCATCTTTCAGAGATTGCTCGAGATTGATAGAGTTAGACCTATCTCGAAACCGACTTGAAGGATCGATTCCAAGGGAAATAGGAAAGCTGGTGCATCTGTCAACTGGGTTGGATCTCAGTTGGAACAGGCTATCTGGCTCTCTTCCACCAGAGATTGCAAATCTGGTGCTACTTGAATCATTAGACGTCTCCCACAACCAACTATCTAGTCAGATTCCACCTGCTTTGTCAGGGTTAGTACTTCTTTCCAAATTCAATTTTTCATATAATCTATTCAGTGGCCGAATTCCCGCAGTAAAAGCTTTCTCTGAGGGCAACGCAAGCGCCTTTGATGGTAACGATGCTCTATGTGGCCCACCCATTTCCAAATCTTGCTTGGAAAGTAGTAATAGTACTAGTAATAACAAGAGTTTGGGGACAGGCAGGATGGTTGAAATTGTTATTGCTGGATTGGCTACTATTACACTTGTCATAATATGTCTTGTGTATTACGGAAGCAGGAGCAAGGTAACTGCACAAGGTGAAGAAATGAACAAAGAGGAGGATACAGGCGATGGTTCACTCAGCAAAGTGGAGGTGGAGATTGCCAGAGGTTATAAGCACAGGATTACATATCAAGAAATATTGAACGCCACGGAAGAATTCAGTGATAATTATCTAATCGGCTCTGGCAGCTTCGGAAAAGTGTACAAGGTTCTTCTGACGGAATTGGAGAACAGTCTCACAATAGCTGCGAAGGTCATGAAATTGCGGGAGGAGGGGAGAAGTAGTTTAATGCGCGAGATAGAAGCTCTCAACTTCATCCGCCACAAAAACATTGTACGTTTTCTTGGGTTCGTGTATGGGGACACCATCAACATGGACGTTCTGCTCTTCGAATATATGTCAAAGGGTTCTTTGGGGAAAGCACTCAAATCAGAAAGGCTAGGGTGGAAGATTCGACTGAATATAGGTTTGGGTGTGGCGCAGGCTCTGAAATATTTGCACCACGACTGCACACCTCCAATCGTACACCGTGACCTCAAATCGGCCAACATTTTGCTGGATGATGAATACGTAGCACATTTGGCCGACTTCGGCCATGCAAAACTGATGTATTCAGAAGGCCAAAGCAGTAGCTCCTCCCTTTTTGTTGGCACTCATGGTTATATGGCTCCAG AATGCGGCTCTGGAGTTAGGTTTTCCCCGAAGCAAGATTTGTTCAGCTTCGGAGTCGTGTTGCTGGAGCTAGTTACCGGCAAAGCAGCCATCGTGGATGCGGGAGGAGGAGAAAGCAGAGGTTTGGCTGAATGGGCTGCTATCATGAGGAAGAATGATGCTCACGTTGTGCTGGATTTAATAGATTCAGAGCTGCTAAATGATTATGAAACATTTAGCGATGAAATTGAGAAAGTGATTGAGATTTCCCTTCTCTGCACTCGACCATCGCCAAAAGAGAGGCCATCCATGCGAAAAGTGGTGGCCTTGCTTTCTCCTCCATCTCCAGTCGTACTTCGGTAtttaaatagttaa